Proteins found in one Oncorhynchus mykiss isolate Arlee chromosome 17, USDA_OmykA_1.1, whole genome shotgun sequence genomic segment:
- the LOC100135961 gene encoding protein transport protein Sec61 subunit alpha isoform B — translation MGIKFLEVIKPFCAVLPEIQKPERKIQFREKVLWTAITLFIFLVCCQIPLFGIMSSDSADPFYWMRVILASNRGTLMELGISPIVTSGLIMQLLAGAKIIEVGDTPKDRALFNGAQKLFGMIITIGQAIVYVMTGMYGDPSDMGAGICLLIIIQLFVAGLIVLLLDELLQKGYGLGSGISLFIATNICETIVWKAFSPTTVNTGRGTEFEGAIIALFHLLATRTDKVRALREAFYRQNLPNLMNLLATVFVFGVVIYFQGFRVDLPIKSARYRGQYNTYPIKLFYTSNIPIILQSALVSNLYVISQMLSTRFSGNFLVNLLGTWSDTSSGGPARAYPVGGLCYYFSPPESFGSVLDDPIHAAIYICFMLGSCAFFSKTWIEVSGSSAKDVAKQLKEQQMVMRGHRETSMVHELNRYIPTAAAFGGLCIGGLSVMADFLGAIGSGTGILLAVTIIYQYFEIFVKEQSEMGSMGALLF, via the exons ATGGGCA TCAAATTCCTGGAGGTAATAAAGCCCTTCTGCGCTGTATTACCTGAAATCCAGAAACCCGAAAGAAAG ATCCAGTTCAGAGAGAAGGTACTATGGACAGCCATCACTCTCTTCATTTTCCTTGTGTGCTGCCAG ATTCCCCTGTTTGGCATCATGTCATCAGACTCAGCAGATCCCTTCTACTGGATGAGAGTGATTCTGGCCTCCAACAGAG GTACCCTGATGGAGCTGGGTATCTCTCCGATCGTCACCTCAGGCCTCATCATGCAGCTCCTGGCTGGGGCTAAGATCATCGAGGTGGGAGACACACCCAAAGACAGGGCCCTCTTCAATGGAGCACAGAAAT TGTTTGGTATGATCATCACCATTGGTCAGGCCATCGTGTATGTGATGACTGGCATGTATGGAGACCCCTCCGATATGGGCGCTGGGATCTGTCTTCTCATCATCATCCAG cTGTTTGTGGCCGGTCTGATCGTGCTGCTGCTGGATGAGCTGCTGCAGAAGGGTTATGGTCTGGGTTCTGGTATCTCTTTGTTCATCGCCACCAACATCTGTGAGACCATCGTCTGGAAGGCCTTTAGCCCCACCACTGTCAACACTGGCAGAG GCACAGAGTTTGAGGGGGCTATCATTGCTCTCTTCCACCTGCTGGCCACACGGACAGACAAGGTGCGTGCCCTGAGAGAGGCCTTCTACCGCCAGAACCTGCCCAACCTCATGAACCTCCTCGCCACTGTCTTCGTCTTTGGTGTAGTCATATACTTCCAG GGCTTCAGAGTGGATCTGCCCATCAAGTCTGCCCGTTACCGTGGCCAGTACAACACTTATCCCATTAAGCTCTTCTACACCTCCAACATTCCCATCATCCTCCAGTCTGCCCTCGTGTCCAACCTGTACGTGATCTCTCAGATGCTCTCCACACGATTCAGTGGTAACTTCCTGGTTAACCTGCTGGGCACCTGGTCA gaTACGTCGTCTGGTGGTCCAGCCCGTGCCTACCCAGTGGGTGGGCTCTGTTACTACTTCTCTCCCCCGGAGTCATTTGGCTCGGTCCTAGATGACCCCATCCATGCTGCCATCTACATCTGCTTCATGCTGGGctcctgtgccttcttctccaaGACCTGGATCGAGGTGTCCGGCTCATCTGCCAAAGAT gtggctaAGCAGCTAAAGGAGCAACAGATGGTTATGAGGGGACACAGAGAGACCTCCATGGTCCATGAACTCAACAG GTACATCCCCACAGCAGCTGCCTTTGGTGGTCTCTGTATCGGTGGCCTTTCTGTCATGGCAGACTTCCTGGGTGCTATTGGCTCGGGAACGGGTATCCTGCTGGCCGTCACCATCATCTACCAGTACTTTGAAATCTTTGTCAAGGAGCAGAGTGAAATGGGCAGCATGGGAGCCCTGCTCTTCTAG